One region of Anaeromyxobacter paludicola genomic DNA includes:
- the sufB gene encoding Fe-S cluster assembly protein SufB, giving the protein MSSQQALREITEQKYRYGFVTDIEADAVPRGLSEEIIRLISRKKNEPQFMLDWRLRAYRHWLTLEEPAWPNVHYPRIDYQNIVYYSAPKPKKALGSMDEVDPELKQAFDKLGIPLVEQQRLAGVAVDAVFDSVSVATTFKKKLADLGIVFCSFSEAVREHPALVERYLGSVVPFTDNFFATLNSAVFSDGSFAYVPKGVRCPMELSTYFRINAKDTGQFERTLLVADEGAQVSYLEGCTAPQRDENQLHAAVVELVALDGAQIKYSTVQNWYPGDAEGRGGIYNFVTKRGKAMNRARISWTQVETGSAITWKYPSVILQGDDAVGEFYSVALCNHRQQADTGTKMIHVGRNTRSTIISKGISAGRGQNTYRGLVKVLKGAANARNYSQCDSLLIGDRCGAHTFPYLEVRNPTAKVEHEATTSKIGEDQLFYCRQRGIKEEDAVSMIVNGFAKQVLKELPMEFAVEAQKLLGMSLEGSVG; this is encoded by the coding sequence GCAGCCAGCAGGCCCTCCGCGAGATCACCGAGCAGAAGTACCGCTACGGCTTCGTCACCGACATCGAGGCCGACGCCGTCCCTCGGGGGCTCTCCGAGGAGATCATCCGGCTCATCTCCCGGAAGAAGAACGAGCCCCAGTTCATGCTCGACTGGCGGCTCCGGGCCTACCGGCACTGGCTCACCCTGGAGGAGCCGGCCTGGCCCAACGTCCACTACCCCCGGATCGACTACCAGAACATCGTCTACTACTCGGCGCCCAAGCCCAAGAAGGCGCTCGGCTCCATGGACGAGGTCGATCCGGAGCTGAAGCAGGCCTTCGACAAGCTCGGCATCCCGCTCGTGGAGCAGCAGCGGCTCGCCGGCGTCGCCGTGGACGCCGTCTTCGACTCGGTCTCGGTGGCGACCACCTTCAAGAAGAAGCTCGCCGACCTGGGGATCGTCTTCTGCTCCTTCAGCGAGGCGGTGCGGGAGCACCCGGCGCTGGTGGAGCGGTACCTCGGCTCGGTCGTCCCGTTCACCGACAACTTCTTCGCCACCCTCAACAGCGCCGTGTTCTCCGACGGCAGCTTCGCCTACGTGCCGAAGGGCGTCCGCTGCCCGATGGAGCTCTCCACCTACTTCCGGATCAACGCGAAGGACACCGGCCAGTTCGAGCGGACGCTGCTCGTGGCCGACGAGGGCGCGCAGGTCTCGTACCTCGAGGGCTGCACCGCCCCGCAGCGCGACGAGAACCAGCTGCACGCCGCGGTGGTGGAGCTGGTCGCGCTCGACGGCGCGCAGATCAAGTACTCCACGGTCCAGAACTGGTACCCGGGCGACGCCGAGGGGCGCGGCGGCATCTACAACTTCGTCACCAAGCGCGGCAAGGCGATGAACCGCGCGCGGATCAGCTGGACGCAGGTCGAGACCGGCAGCGCCATCACCTGGAAGTACCCGAGCGTCATCCTGCAGGGCGACGACGCGGTGGGCGAGTTCTACTCGGTGGCGCTCTGCAACCACCGCCAGCAGGCCGACACCGGCACGAAGATGATCCACGTCGGCCGGAACACCCGCTCGACCATCATCTCGAAGGGGATCAGCGCGGGCCGTGGCCAGAACACCTACCGCGGGCTCGTGAAGGTGCTGAAGGGCGCGGCCAACGCGCGCAACTACTCGCAGTGCGACTCGCTCCTCATCGGCGACCGCTGCGGCGCCCACACCTTCCCGTACCTCGAGGTCCGCAACCCGACGGCGAAGGTGGAGCACGAGGCGACCACCTCGAAGATCGGCGAGGATCAGCTCTTCTACTGCCGGCAGCGTGGCATCAAGGAGGAGGACGCGGTGTCGATGATCGTGAACGGGTTCGCGAAGCAGGTGCTAAAAGAGCTGCCGATGGAGTTCGCGGTCGAGGCGCAGAAGCTGCTGGGGATGAGCCTGGAAGGGAGCGTGGGGTAG
- the sufC gene encoding Fe-S cluster assembly ATPase SufC gives MASSRPNPLLSIEGLKARVADKEILHGLDLVVRPGEVHAIMGPNGSGKSTLAQVLAGRETYEVTGGRVALDGEDLLGLGPEQRAAKGVFLAFQYPVEIPGVGNLYFLRTALNALRRSRGEEELDAMDFLALAKEKMKLVEMDPAFMSRSVNEGFSGGEKKRNEVLQMAVLEPRLAILDETDSGLDIDALRVVAGGVNALRSPDRAMIVITHYQRLLDYIVPDFVHVMAAGRIVKSGGRELALELEEKGYAELRRGGPAEVRT, from the coding sequence ATGGCCTCCTCTCGACCGAACCCCCTGCTCAGCATCGAGGGGCTGAAGGCCCGCGTCGCCGACAAGGAGATCCTCCACGGGCTCGACCTCGTCGTCCGCCCGGGCGAGGTGCACGCCATCATGGGGCCGAACGGCTCCGGCAAGAGCACGCTGGCGCAGGTGCTCGCCGGGCGCGAGACCTACGAGGTGACCGGCGGCCGGGTGGCGCTCGACGGCGAGGACCTGCTCGGGCTCGGGCCGGAGCAGCGCGCCGCCAAGGGCGTGTTCCTCGCCTTCCAGTACCCGGTGGAGATCCCCGGCGTCGGGAACCTCTACTTCCTGCGCACCGCCCTCAACGCCCTGCGCCGGTCGCGCGGCGAGGAGGAGCTCGACGCGATGGACTTCCTCGCGCTCGCCAAGGAGAAGATGAAGCTCGTCGAGATGGATCCGGCCTTCATGTCCCGGTCGGTGAACGAGGGCTTCTCGGGCGGCGAGAAGAAGCGGAACGAGGTGCTGCAGATGGCGGTGCTCGAGCCGCGCCTCGCCATCCTCGACGAGACCGACTCCGGGCTCGACATCGACGCCCTCCGGGTGGTGGCCGGCGGCGTGAACGCGCTGCGCAGCCCCGACCGCGCGATGATCGTCATCACCCACTACCAGCGGCTGCTCGACTACATCGTCCCCGACTTCGTCCACGTGATGGCCGCCGGGCGCATCGTGAAGAGCGGCGGCCGCGAGCTCGCGCTCGAGCTCGAGGAGAAGGGCTACGCCGAGCTGCGGCGCGGCGGCCCGGCGGAGGTCCGGACGTGA
- the sufD gene encoding Fe-S cluster assembly protein SufD — MSAFVESARAALEAGRAPGAPGWLAALRAGAAERFLSQGLPTTRHEEWRYTSLAGLSQLALSHEPAPAGGGEARRDGPGRLQLVFLDGAFQPGRSTLAELAPGLRVTTLAAALAERPDLLEPLLAAAPFAGHPFGDLAAALARDGALVEVPAGLRLDAPIELLFLHSAAAPRAAHYRTLVSLGEGSALSLVERHAHFGGGAAPTLTNSLVEVRAGAGAALEHLRVQEEGPAAFHVGLLAVSQAARSRVASRSVALGGAVSRVETRAALEGEEAECVLDGLYLGAGRQVLDQVVHLDHASPRCTSRERFKGILDGEARGVFSGRIKVREGAQRTDADQVSSSLLLSDDAQADARPQLEILADDVKCSHGGAIGQLSEEALFYLRSRGIGREAARALLTYAFASELVERVPAPLRPALRRTVAARLPGGALLAEAA; from the coding sequence GTGAGCGCGTTCGTGGAGAGCGCGCGGGCGGCGCTGGAGGCGGGGCGGGCGCCTGGCGCGCCGGGCTGGCTCGCCGCGCTCCGGGCCGGCGCGGCGGAGCGGTTCCTCTCGCAGGGGCTGCCGACCACCCGCCACGAGGAGTGGCGCTACACGAGCCTCGCCGGCCTCTCGCAGCTCGCGCTCTCGCACGAGCCGGCCCCGGCGGGCGGCGGGGAGGCCCGCCGCGACGGGCCCGGGCGGCTGCAGCTCGTCTTCCTCGACGGCGCCTTCCAGCCCGGCCGCTCCACGCTCGCCGAGCTCGCTCCCGGGCTGCGGGTCACGACCCTCGCCGCGGCGCTGGCCGAGCGGCCCGACCTCCTCGAGCCGCTCCTCGCCGCGGCGCCCTTCGCCGGGCACCCGTTCGGCGATCTCGCCGCGGCGCTCGCCCGCGACGGCGCGCTGGTGGAGGTCCCCGCCGGGCTCCGGCTCGACGCGCCGATCGAGCTCCTCTTCCTCCACTCCGCCGCGGCGCCGCGCGCCGCCCACTACCGCACCCTCGTGTCGCTCGGCGAGGGGAGCGCCCTCTCGCTGGTGGAGCGCCACGCCCACTTCGGCGGCGGGGCCGCCCCCACGCTCACCAACTCGCTCGTGGAGGTGCGCGCCGGCGCGGGCGCCGCGCTCGAGCACCTGCGCGTGCAGGAGGAGGGGCCGGCGGCGTTCCACGTCGGCCTCCTCGCGGTGTCGCAGGCGGCGCGGAGCCGGGTGGCGAGCCGCTCGGTCGCGCTCGGCGGCGCCGTCTCGCGCGTCGAGACCCGGGCGGCGCTCGAGGGCGAGGAGGCCGAGTGCGTCCTCGACGGCCTCTACCTCGGCGCGGGCCGGCAGGTGCTCGATCAGGTGGTCCACCTCGATCACGCGAGCCCCCGCTGCACCAGCCGCGAGCGCTTCAAGGGCATCCTCGACGGCGAGGCGCGCGGCGTCTTCTCCGGCCGGATCAAGGTACGGGAGGGGGCCCAGCGGACCGACGCCGATCAGGTGAGCTCCTCGCTGCTCCTGTCCGACGACGCCCAGGCCGACGCCCGGCCGCAGCTGGAGATCCTCGCCGACGACGTGAAGTGCTCCCACGGCGGCGCCATCGGCCAGCTCTCGGAGGAGGCGCTCTTCTACCTGCGCTCCCGCGGGATCGGGCGCGAGGCGGCGCGGGCGCTGCTCACCTACGCCTTCGCGAGCGAGCTCGTGGAGCGCGTGCCCGCCCCGCTGCGCCCCGCCCTGCGGCGGACCGTGGCGGCGCGGCTGCCGGGCGGGGCCCTCCTCGCCGAGGCGGCCTGA
- a CDS encoding cysteine desulfurase yields MGAPELRPMPGAFDVERIRRDFPILARPVHDKPLVYLDNAATTQKPRAVLERIARYYEEENANVHRGVHLLSERATAAYEGARARVARFLGAADPREIVLVRGTTEAINLVAQTFGRARVGAGDEVLVTGLEHHSNIVPWQMLCQEKGATLKVVPVSDAGDIDLADVERLLSPRTRLLALAHVSNALGTVNPVREAVALAHARGVPVLVDGAQGAPHLPVDVRELGCDFYAFSGHKVYGPTGVGALFGRLEHLEAMPPWQGGGDMILSVSFERTVYNRVPYKFEAGTPNMGGAAGLAAALDWLEGVGPEALLAHERDLAAYAAERLAAVPGVELVGTPRERAGVVSFVMDDVHPHDIGTILDREGVAIRTGHHCAQPLMARFGVAATARASFAAYNTRAEVDALVRGLEQVKRMLG; encoded by the coding sequence ATGGGCGCCCCCGAGCTCAGGCCCATGCCGGGCGCCTTCGACGTCGAGCGGATCCGCCGCGACTTCCCCATCCTGGCGAGGCCGGTCCACGACAAGCCCCTCGTCTACCTCGACAACGCCGCCACCACCCAGAAGCCGCGGGCGGTGCTGGAGCGGATCGCCCGCTACTACGAGGAGGAGAACGCCAACGTCCACCGCGGGGTGCACCTCCTCTCGGAGCGGGCCACCGCCGCCTACGAGGGGGCGCGGGCGCGGGTGGCGCGCTTCCTCGGCGCGGCCGATCCGCGCGAGATCGTCCTCGTCCGCGGGACCACCGAGGCGATCAACCTGGTGGCCCAGACCTTCGGCCGGGCGCGGGTGGGCGCGGGCGACGAGGTGCTCGTCACCGGCCTCGAGCACCACTCCAACATCGTCCCCTGGCAGATGCTCTGCCAGGAGAAGGGGGCCACCCTGAAGGTGGTCCCGGTGAGCGACGCCGGCGACATCGACCTCGCCGACGTGGAGCGGCTCCTCTCGCCGCGCACCCGGCTCCTCGCGCTCGCGCACGTGTCGAACGCCCTCGGCACCGTCAACCCGGTCCGCGAGGCGGTGGCGCTGGCCCACGCGCGCGGCGTGCCGGTGCTGGTGGACGGCGCCCAGGGCGCGCCGCACCTGCCGGTGGACGTCCGCGAGCTGGGCTGCGACTTCTACGCCTTCTCCGGCCACAAGGTGTACGGCCCCACGGGCGTGGGCGCGCTCTTCGGGCGGCTCGAGCACCTCGAGGCGATGCCCCCGTGGCAGGGCGGCGGCGACATGATCCTCTCGGTCTCCTTCGAGCGGACCGTCTACAACCGCGTCCCCTACAAGTTCGAGGCGGGCACGCCGAACATGGGCGGCGCGGCCGGCCTGGCGGCGGCCCTCGACTGGCTGGAGGGCGTCGGCCCCGAGGCGCTCCTCGCCCACGAGCGCGACCTCGCCGCCTACGCGGCCGAGCGGCTCGCGGCGGTCCCCGGGGTCGAGCTGGTGGGCACGCCGCGCGAGCGGGCCGGCGTGGTCTCCTTCGTCATGGACGACGTCCACCCCCACGACATCGGCACCATCCTCGACCGCGAGGGGGTGGCCATCCGCACCGGCCACCACTGCGCCCAGCCGCTCATGGCCCGCTTCGGCGTCGCCGCCACGGCGCGCGCCTCGTTCGCCGCTTACAACACCCGCGCCGAGGTGGACGCGCTGGTGCGCGGCCTCGAGCAGGTGAAGAGGATGCTCGGATGA
- the sufU gene encoding Fe-S cluster assembly sulfur transfer protein SufU: MSSELGDLYQEVILDHGRHPRNFHKLEGARSAEGLNPLCGDHFTLYVRLDGERIADLAFEGSGCAISKASASLMTQAVKGKTRAEAEELFHRFHTLVTEGPEKARASELGKLAALSGVCEFPTRVKCASLVWHTLHSVIEGQGETVVTTE; this comes from the coding sequence ATGAGCTCGGAGCTGGGCGATCTCTACCAGGAGGTGATCCTGGACCACGGGCGCCACCCGCGGAACTTCCACAAGCTCGAGGGGGCGCGGTCGGCCGAGGGGCTGAACCCGCTCTGCGGCGACCACTTCACCCTCTACGTGCGGCTCGACGGCGAGCGGATCGCCGACCTCGCCTTCGAGGGCTCGGGCTGCGCCATCTCCAAGGCGAGCGCCTCGCTCATGACCCAGGCGGTCAAGGGCAAGACGCGGGCCGAGGCCGAGGAGCTCTTCCACCGCTTCCACACCCTCGTGACCGAGGGGCCGGAGAAGGCGCGCGCGAGCGAGCTCGGGAAGCTGGCCGCGCTCTCCGGCGTCTGCGAGTTCCCCACGCGCGTGAAGTGCGCCTCGCTCGTCTGGCACACCCTCCACTCGGTCATCGAGGGCCAGGGCGAGACGGTGGTGACGACGGAGTAG